The following are encoded together in the Daphnia magna isolate NIES linkage group LG8, ASM2063170v1.1, whole genome shotgun sequence genome:
- the LOC116928306 gene encoding uncharacterized protein LOC116928306, with protein MEKTEILTKKKTHRRKAGGKRRKDKNDRSLETTSDQEPIVSEVAASQTDRQLSEDGEPLRKHFKMLHKENHPLIHPHKFTRGGRRLLRPAKVPKAPQNSTQFIIDDHENSAFFIDFDKGFTPPGARDDVGWSPYFQQDFENVYRTTREAETTIDWTQDDLVEKISSLEERVKNLEHQLSICDSNVYMNQMHHRIVCMQDKNRRIKEFRVWCPMHGKKVRMRNPSTETSSEDCSTSSSQSPDEEEEVIQNGESDSSDEEMTEEDVNQELKESINTVSSEKPEDVNEEAGRIGERTESVQSNDEVVSEEP; from the exons AtggaaaaaacagaaattttaacgaaaaagaaaactcatCGACGTAAAGCGGGcggtaaaagaagaaaagacaaaaatgaTCGTTCGCTGGAAACAACAAGTGATCAAGAGCCTATCGTATCCGAAGTAGCCGCCTCGCAGACCGATAGACAGTTGTCAGAGGATGGTGAACCATTAaggaaacatttcaaaatgctACACAAAGAGAATCATCCTCTAATACATCCTCACAAGTTTACCCGTGGAGGTAGAAGGTTGTTGAGACCTGCCAAAGTTCCAAAAGCACCCCAGAACTCAACACAATTCATCATAGATGACCACGAAAACTCtgctttttttattgattttgaTAAAGGATTTACCCCACCTGGTGCAAGAGATGATGTTGGCTGGTCTCCGTATTTTCAACAAGACTTTGAAAATGTGTACAGGACAACAAGAGAAGCTGAAACAACCATTGATTGGACCCAGGATGATCTCGTTGAGAAAATATCAAGTCTAGAGGAGCGTGTGAAAAACCTTGAACACCAGTTGTCAATATGTGACTCTAATGTTTACATGAACCAAATGCATCATCGCATAGTGTGCATGCAAgataaaaatagaagaatCAAAGAATTTCGTGTCTGGTGTCCAATGCATGGGAAGAAG GTTAGGATGAGAAATCCATCTACAGAAACTTCCAGCGAAGATTGTTCCACTTCGTCAAGCCAATCACCTGATGAGGAAGAAGAAGTCATACAGAACGGGGAGTCTGATTCCAGTGACGAAGAAATGACGGAGGAGGATGTCAATCAAGAGCTGAAAGAGAGTATCAATACTGTGTCCTCCGAAAAACCCGAAGATGTCAATGAAGAAGCCGGAAGAATCGGAGAGAGAACTGAAAGCGTACAGTCGAATGACGAAGTTGTCAGTGAAGAGCCCTGA
- the LOC116928282 gene encoding CTTNBP2 N-terminal-like protein isoform X2, whose protein sequence is MMAASNVNSNHSSAPLSKSNANFTPKTNEQTNAMDIEQLQHMINCTVKKNPKAELSKSDLLRLLGYLEGELQARDVVIATLKAERVKQQVSHARYGRILPVNDPFIALQRDSRSATVGGSSTDDTALLKAVTEGPMAALEALVVQHRNSHVNLIQAMQDAEARHSQELEVEKQSKKKLEKDIKKLQETLDEERQRQKQIVLLLLTERKKLILKYVEERNKSEDLAQILGEEKGRVDTMAEGLEEESQKALQMEAELEKQLALFDTERAQLKAQLQREEKRTKELELVIEKLHTEVDNLKKQQAEAHQVAMFQAGLNQPNSPPRITTTNRNSLPSGTSTLISPAGSITMGPQLPSKPAIVPPQTPPRSVNSTIVSSSPVSISRTSPSASIPLNSATGLVVLGTTGKVVQPMALVSSTPVQAPTTGIARAVSPSAGGIRNVQYNLGGMAAVNTSPSGSSRTLPPPPVSTAATSNDTVDVTPASRGTSVGTMQISPRVAVSASAGTKVFTTTNNEGKVTFHVTTSATLPTSTSVGTTGTAISAQPTTPKKSAAIARGVPPPVPPNKPVIPPKKSSTATAMSMASSSVSGQIINPCGVVISCSNNPQVTTVDHGRPISLEVHPLHKAGQIGSHQGVKFGITISKDKIQISSNPSEQGLADQEVREAIVQVGDGVDGSGGSQSPGHEISEDSSSRSPLTPLCLALLEKELDDFQQLLSSMATPTSSFAPSSLLSSGSTGLTSSTASSAPAEESSGVMLHMGV, encoded by the exons ATGATGGCAGCTAGTAATGTGAATTCAAACCACAGCTCAGCTCCCTTGTCGAAATCAAATGCCAATTTTACTCCCAAGACAAATGAACAAACAAATGCCATGGATATAGAGCAGCTTCAACACATGATTAATTGCACAGTGAAG AAAAACCCTAAAGCGGAGCTAAGTAAATCTGACTTGCTTCGTTTACTGGGCTATCTTGAAGGGGAGCTACAAGCCAGAGATGTAGTGATTGCAACATTAAAG GCTGAACGTGTTAAACAGCAAGTCAGTCATGCTCGTTATGGACGCATTTTACCCGTCAACGACCCGTTCATCGCTCTCCAACGTGATTCACGCTCTGCCACCGTTGGTGGCtcgtctaccgatgatacggCTCTTTTAAAAGCTGTTACCGAAGGGCCAATGGCAGCCCTAGAAGCCCTCGTAGTCCAACACAGAAACTCTCATGTTAATCTCATTCAAGCCATGCAAGACGCCGAGGCACGCCACTCACAG GAATTGGAAGTGGAAAAgcaatcaaagaaaaaacttgaaaaagaCATCAAAAAGCTGCAGGAGACATTGGATGAGGAGAGACagagacaaaaacaaattgttttgttattgttgacTGAACGCAAAAAACTTATTCTCAAATACGTCGAGGAAAGGAACAAGTCGGAAGACTTGGCTCAGATATTAGGCGAGGAGAAGGGACGCGTTGATACGATGGCTGAAGGTTTGGAAGAAGAGAGCCAAAAAGCTTTACAAATGGAAGCAGAATTGGAGAAACAGCTGGCTCTGTTTGACACTGAAAGAGCACAACTAAAAGCTCAGCTACAACGGGAAGAAAAGCGGACAAAGGAACTAGAATTGGTCATTGAGAAACTTCACACAGAGGTCGACAACCTGAAGAAACAACAAGCAGAAGCTCACCAAGTGGCCATGTTCCAAGCCGGACTCAATCAGCCTAATAGCCCTCCCAGAATTACCACAACCAATCGAAACAGCTTACCCTCGGGAACTTCGACCCTTATATCTCCAGCTGGCAGCATCACCATGGGACCGCAACTTCCATCAAAACCCGCAATTGTTCCTCCGCAAACTCCTCCGCGTTCCGTCAATTCTACAA TCGTCAGTAGCAGCCCAGTCAGTATATCTCGTACCAGTCCATCAGCCTCAATCCCTCTCAACTCGGCCACTGGCCTCGTCGTATTAGGAACAACTGGCAAAGTTGTCCAGCCAATGGCTCTTGTTAGTAGCACTCCTGTCCAAGCACCAA CGACCGGAATCGCCCGAGCCGTTAGCCCGTCTGCAGGAGGAATCCGCAACGTACAGTACAATTTAGGCGGAATGGCTGCAGTCAATACGAGTCCATCGGGGTCTTCCAGAACTCTGCCACCTCCACCAGTCTCAACCGCTGCAACTAGTAACGACACAGTTGATGTTACTCCG GCCAGCCGTGGAACTTCAGTAGGAACAATGCAAATTTCACCCCGGGTGGCGGTTTCAGCTTCCGCCGGCACGAAAGTCTTCACGACGACCAATAATGAAGGCAAAGTCACTTTTCACGTCACAACTAGTGCCACGTTGCCCACATCCACATCAGTTGGGACAACCGGAACGGCTATTTCTGCCCAGCCGACGACGCCAAAAAAATCAGCGGCTATTGCACGAGGGGTTCCACCGCCGGTGCCACCCAATAAGCCGGTCATTCCGCCTAAGAAATCTTCCACTGCCACTGCGATGTCCATGGCCAGCAGTTCCGTTTCAGGTCAGATTATCAACCCTTGCGGTGTGGTTATATCTTGTTCCAATAACCCACAGGTGACCACCGTTGACCACGGTCGGCCTATCAGCTTAGAGGTGCATCCGCTGCACAAGGCTGGCCAAATCGGTTCTCATCAGGGTGTCAAATTTGGCATCACCATTTCCAAAGATAAGATTCAAATCAGCAGCAATCCCTCCGAACAGGGATTAGCGGACCAAGAAGTCCGTGAAGCTATCGTGCAGGTGGGTGATGGTGTAGATGGTAGCGGTGGCAGCCAATCGCCCGGGCATGAGATTTCTGAAGACAGTTCTTCTCGTTCCCCTCTTACTCCCTTGTGTCTTGCTTTGCTGGAAAAAGAACTGGACGACTTCCAGCAGCTCCTCAGCAGCATGGCCACTCCCACTTCTTCTTTCGCCCCCTCGTCTCTTCTTTCATCAG GTTCCACTGGCTTGACATCATCTACTGCTTCCAGCGCCCCTGCAGAAGAGAGCAGTGGCGTAATGTTACACATGGGTGTTTGA
- the LOC116928282 gene encoding CTTNBP2 N-terminal-like protein isoform X1, producing the protein MMAASNVNSNHSSAPLSKSNANFTPKTNEQTNAMDIEQLQHMINCTVKKNPKAELSKSDLLRLLGYLEGELQARDVVIATLKAERVKQQVSHARYGRILPVNDPFIALQRDSRSATVGGSSTDDTALLKAVTEGPMAALEALVVQHRNSHVNLIQAMQDAEARHSQVLRELDDERRKHEHDTAQGDDITYGLEKERTRLREELEVEKQSKKKLEKDIKKLQETLDEERQRQKQIVLLLLTERKKLILKYVEERNKSEDLAQILGEEKGRVDTMAEGLEEESQKALQMEAELEKQLALFDTERAQLKAQLQREEKRTKELELVIEKLHTEVDNLKKQQAEAHQVAMFQAGLNQPNSPPRITTTNRNSLPSGTSTLISPAGSITMGPQLPSKPAIVPPQTPPRSVNSTIVSSSPVSISRTSPSASIPLNSATGLVVLGTTGKVVQPMALVSSTPVQAPTTGIARAVSPSAGGIRNVQYNLGGMAAVNTSPSGSSRTLPPPPVSTAATSNDTVDVTPASRGTSVGTMQISPRVAVSASAGTKVFTTTNNEGKVTFHVTTSATLPTSTSVGTTGTAISAQPTTPKKSAAIARGVPPPVPPNKPVIPPKKSSTATAMSMASSSVSGQIINPCGVVISCSNNPQVTTVDHGRPISLEVHPLHKAGQIGSHQGVKFGITISKDKIQISSNPSEQGLADQEVREAIVQVGDGVDGSGGSQSPGHEISEDSSSRSPLTPLCLALLEKELDDFQQLLSSMATPTSSFAPSSLLSSGSTGLTSSTASSAPAEESSGVMLHMGV; encoded by the exons ATGATGGCAGCTAGTAATGTGAATTCAAACCACAGCTCAGCTCCCTTGTCGAAATCAAATGCCAATTTTACTCCCAAGACAAATGAACAAACAAATGCCATGGATATAGAGCAGCTTCAACACATGATTAATTGCACAGTGAAG AAAAACCCTAAAGCGGAGCTAAGTAAATCTGACTTGCTTCGTTTACTGGGCTATCTTGAAGGGGAGCTACAAGCCAGAGATGTAGTGATTGCAACATTAAAG GCTGAACGTGTTAAACAGCAAGTCAGTCATGCTCGTTATGGACGCATTTTACCCGTCAACGACCCGTTCATCGCTCTCCAACGTGATTCACGCTCTGCCACCGTTGGTGGCtcgtctaccgatgatacggCTCTTTTAAAAGCTGTTACCGAAGGGCCAATGGCAGCCCTAGAAGCCCTCGTAGTCCAACACAGAAACTCTCATGTTAATCTCATTCAAGCCATGCAAGACGCCGAGGCACGCCACTCACAG GTGCTTCGTGAATTAGACGACGAGAGAAGGAAGCATGAGCATGACACTGCCCAAGGTGACGACATCACTTACGGACTGGAAAAAGAACGGACGAGACTTCGAGAG GAATTGGAAGTGGAAAAgcaatcaaagaaaaaacttgaaaaagaCATCAAAAAGCTGCAGGAGACATTGGATGAGGAGAGACagagacaaaaacaaattgttttgttattgttgacTGAACGCAAAAAACTTATTCTCAAATACGTCGAGGAAAGGAACAAGTCGGAAGACTTGGCTCAGATATTAGGCGAGGAGAAGGGACGCGTTGATACGATGGCTGAAGGTTTGGAAGAAGAGAGCCAAAAAGCTTTACAAATGGAAGCAGAATTGGAGAAACAGCTGGCTCTGTTTGACACTGAAAGAGCACAACTAAAAGCTCAGCTACAACGGGAAGAAAAGCGGACAAAGGAACTAGAATTGGTCATTGAGAAACTTCACACAGAGGTCGACAACCTGAAGAAACAACAAGCAGAAGCTCACCAAGTGGCCATGTTCCAAGCCGGACTCAATCAGCCTAATAGCCCTCCCAGAATTACCACAACCAATCGAAACAGCTTACCCTCGGGAACTTCGACCCTTATATCTCCAGCTGGCAGCATCACCATGGGACCGCAACTTCCATCAAAACCCGCAATTGTTCCTCCGCAAACTCCTCCGCGTTCCGTCAATTCTACAA TCGTCAGTAGCAGCCCAGTCAGTATATCTCGTACCAGTCCATCAGCCTCAATCCCTCTCAACTCGGCCACTGGCCTCGTCGTATTAGGAACAACTGGCAAAGTTGTCCAGCCAATGGCTCTTGTTAGTAGCACTCCTGTCCAAGCACCAA CGACCGGAATCGCCCGAGCCGTTAGCCCGTCTGCAGGAGGAATCCGCAACGTACAGTACAATTTAGGCGGAATGGCTGCAGTCAATACGAGTCCATCGGGGTCTTCCAGAACTCTGCCACCTCCACCAGTCTCAACCGCTGCAACTAGTAACGACACAGTTGATGTTACTCCG GCCAGCCGTGGAACTTCAGTAGGAACAATGCAAATTTCACCCCGGGTGGCGGTTTCAGCTTCCGCCGGCACGAAAGTCTTCACGACGACCAATAATGAAGGCAAAGTCACTTTTCACGTCACAACTAGTGCCACGTTGCCCACATCCACATCAGTTGGGACAACCGGAACGGCTATTTCTGCCCAGCCGACGACGCCAAAAAAATCAGCGGCTATTGCACGAGGGGTTCCACCGCCGGTGCCACCCAATAAGCCGGTCATTCCGCCTAAGAAATCTTCCACTGCCACTGCGATGTCCATGGCCAGCAGTTCCGTTTCAGGTCAGATTATCAACCCTTGCGGTGTGGTTATATCTTGTTCCAATAACCCACAGGTGACCACCGTTGACCACGGTCGGCCTATCAGCTTAGAGGTGCATCCGCTGCACAAGGCTGGCCAAATCGGTTCTCATCAGGGTGTCAAATTTGGCATCACCATTTCCAAAGATAAGATTCAAATCAGCAGCAATCCCTCCGAACAGGGATTAGCGGACCAAGAAGTCCGTGAAGCTATCGTGCAGGTGGGTGATGGTGTAGATGGTAGCGGTGGCAGCCAATCGCCCGGGCATGAGATTTCTGAAGACAGTTCTTCTCGTTCCCCTCTTACTCCCTTGTGTCTTGCTTTGCTGGAAAAAGAACTGGACGACTTCCAGCAGCTCCTCAGCAGCATGGCCACTCCCACTTCTTCTTTCGCCCCCTCGTCTCTTCTTTCATCAG GTTCCACTGGCTTGACATCATCTACTGCTTCCAGCGCCCCTGCAGAAGAGAGCAGTGGCGTAATGTTACACATGGGTGTTTGA
- the LOC116928282 gene encoding CTTNBP2 N-terminal-like protein isoform X4, which produces MMAASNVNSNHSSAPLSKSNANFTPKTNEQTNAMDIEQLQHMINCTVKKNPKAELSKSDLLRLLGYLEGELQARDVVIATLKAERVKQQVSHARYGRILPVNDPFIALQRDSRSATVGGSSTDDTALLKAVTEGPMAALEALVVQHRNSHVNLIQAMQDAEARHSQVLRELDDERRKHEHDTAQGDDITYGLEKERTRLREELEVEKQSKKKLEKDIKKLQETLDEERQRQKQIVLLLLTERKKLILKYVEERNKSEDLAQILGEEKGRVDTMAEGLEEESQKALQMEAELEKQLALFDTERAQLKAQLQREEKRTKELELVIEKLHTEVDNLKKQQAEAHQVAMFQAGLNQPNSPPRITTTNRNSLPSGTSTLISPAGSITMGPQLPSKPAIVPPQTPPRSVNSTIVSSSPVSISRTSPSASIPLNSATGLVVLGTTGKVVQPMALVSSTPVQAPTTGIARAVSPSAGGIRNVQYNLGGMAAVNTSPSGSSRTLPPPPVSTAATSNDTVDVTPASRGTSVGTMQISPRVAVSASAGTKVFTTTNNEGKVTFHVTTSATLPTSTSVGTTGTAISAQPTTPKKSAAIARGVPPPVPPNKPVIPPKKSSTATAMSMASSSVSGSTGLTSSTASSAPAEESSGVMLHMGV; this is translated from the exons ATGATGGCAGCTAGTAATGTGAATTCAAACCACAGCTCAGCTCCCTTGTCGAAATCAAATGCCAATTTTACTCCCAAGACAAATGAACAAACAAATGCCATGGATATAGAGCAGCTTCAACACATGATTAATTGCACAGTGAAG AAAAACCCTAAAGCGGAGCTAAGTAAATCTGACTTGCTTCGTTTACTGGGCTATCTTGAAGGGGAGCTACAAGCCAGAGATGTAGTGATTGCAACATTAAAG GCTGAACGTGTTAAACAGCAAGTCAGTCATGCTCGTTATGGACGCATTTTACCCGTCAACGACCCGTTCATCGCTCTCCAACGTGATTCACGCTCTGCCACCGTTGGTGGCtcgtctaccgatgatacggCTCTTTTAAAAGCTGTTACCGAAGGGCCAATGGCAGCCCTAGAAGCCCTCGTAGTCCAACACAGAAACTCTCATGTTAATCTCATTCAAGCCATGCAAGACGCCGAGGCACGCCACTCACAG GTGCTTCGTGAATTAGACGACGAGAGAAGGAAGCATGAGCATGACACTGCCCAAGGTGACGACATCACTTACGGACTGGAAAAAGAACGGACGAGACTTCGAGAG GAATTGGAAGTGGAAAAgcaatcaaagaaaaaacttgaaaaagaCATCAAAAAGCTGCAGGAGACATTGGATGAGGAGAGACagagacaaaaacaaattgttttgttattgttgacTGAACGCAAAAAACTTATTCTCAAATACGTCGAGGAAAGGAACAAGTCGGAAGACTTGGCTCAGATATTAGGCGAGGAGAAGGGACGCGTTGATACGATGGCTGAAGGTTTGGAAGAAGAGAGCCAAAAAGCTTTACAAATGGAAGCAGAATTGGAGAAACAGCTGGCTCTGTTTGACACTGAAAGAGCACAACTAAAAGCTCAGCTACAACGGGAAGAAAAGCGGACAAAGGAACTAGAATTGGTCATTGAGAAACTTCACACAGAGGTCGACAACCTGAAGAAACAACAAGCAGAAGCTCACCAAGTGGCCATGTTCCAAGCCGGACTCAATCAGCCTAATAGCCCTCCCAGAATTACCACAACCAATCGAAACAGCTTACCCTCGGGAACTTCGACCCTTATATCTCCAGCTGGCAGCATCACCATGGGACCGCAACTTCCATCAAAACCCGCAATTGTTCCTCCGCAAACTCCTCCGCGTTCCGTCAATTCTACAA TCGTCAGTAGCAGCCCAGTCAGTATATCTCGTACCAGTCCATCAGCCTCAATCCCTCTCAACTCGGCCACTGGCCTCGTCGTATTAGGAACAACTGGCAAAGTTGTCCAGCCAATGGCTCTTGTTAGTAGCACTCCTGTCCAAGCACCAA CGACCGGAATCGCCCGAGCCGTTAGCCCGTCTGCAGGAGGAATCCGCAACGTACAGTACAATTTAGGCGGAATGGCTGCAGTCAATACGAGTCCATCGGGGTCTTCCAGAACTCTGCCACCTCCACCAGTCTCAACCGCTGCAACTAGTAACGACACAGTTGATGTTACTCCG GCCAGCCGTGGAACTTCAGTAGGAACAATGCAAATTTCACCCCGGGTGGCGGTTTCAGCTTCCGCCGGCACGAAAGTCTTCACGACGACCAATAATGAAGGCAAAGTCACTTTTCACGTCACAACTAGTGCCACGTTGCCCACATCCACATCAGTTGGGACAACCGGAACGGCTATTTCTGCCCAGCCGACGACGCCAAAAAAATCAGCGGCTATTGCACGAGGGGTTCCACCGCCGGTGCCACCCAATAAGCCGGTCATTCCGCCTAAGAAATCTTCCACTGCCACTGCGATGTCCATGGCCAGCAGTTCCGTTTCAG GTTCCACTGGCTTGACATCATCTACTGCTTCCAGCGCCCCTGCAGAAGAGAGCAGTGGCGTAATGTTACACATGGGTGTTTGA
- the LOC116928282 gene encoding CTTNBP2 N-terminal-like protein isoform X3 has product MMAASNVNSNHSSAPLSKSNANFTPKTNEQTNAMDIEQLQHMINCTVKKNPKAELSKSDLLRLLGYLEGELQARDVVIATLKAERVKQQVSHARYGRILPVNDPFIALQRDSRSATVGGSSTDDTALLKAVTEGPMAALEALVVQHRNSHVNLIQAMQDAEARHSQVLRELDDERRKHEHDTAQGDDITYGLEKERTRLREELEVEKQSKKKLEKDIKKLQETLDEERQRQKQIVLLLLTERKKLILKYVEERNKSEDLAQILGEEKGRVDTMAEGLEEESQKALQMEAELEKQLALFDTERAQLKAQLQREEKRTKELELVIEKLHTEVDNLKKQQAEAHQVAMFQAGLNQPNSPPRITTTNRNSLPSGTSTLISPAGSITMGPQLPSKPAIVPPQTPPRSVNSTIVSSSPVSISRTSPSASIPLNSATGLVVLGTTGKVVQPMALVSSTPVQAPTTGIARAVSPSAGGIRNVQYNLGGMAAVNTSPSGSSRTLPPPPVSTAATSNDTVDVTPASRGTSVGTMQISPRVAVSASAGTKVFTTTNNEGKVTFHVTTSATLPTSTSVGTTGTAISAQPTTPKKSAAIARGVPPPVPPNKPVIPPKKSSTATAMSMASSSVSGQIINPCGVVISCSNNPQVTTVDHGRPISLEVHPLHKAGQIGSHQGVKFGITISKDKIQISSNPSEQGLADQEVREAIVQVPLA; this is encoded by the exons ATGATGGCAGCTAGTAATGTGAATTCAAACCACAGCTCAGCTCCCTTGTCGAAATCAAATGCCAATTTTACTCCCAAGACAAATGAACAAACAAATGCCATGGATATAGAGCAGCTTCAACACATGATTAATTGCACAGTGAAG AAAAACCCTAAAGCGGAGCTAAGTAAATCTGACTTGCTTCGTTTACTGGGCTATCTTGAAGGGGAGCTACAAGCCAGAGATGTAGTGATTGCAACATTAAAG GCTGAACGTGTTAAACAGCAAGTCAGTCATGCTCGTTATGGACGCATTTTACCCGTCAACGACCCGTTCATCGCTCTCCAACGTGATTCACGCTCTGCCACCGTTGGTGGCtcgtctaccgatgatacggCTCTTTTAAAAGCTGTTACCGAAGGGCCAATGGCAGCCCTAGAAGCCCTCGTAGTCCAACACAGAAACTCTCATGTTAATCTCATTCAAGCCATGCAAGACGCCGAGGCACGCCACTCACAG GTGCTTCGTGAATTAGACGACGAGAGAAGGAAGCATGAGCATGACACTGCCCAAGGTGACGACATCACTTACGGACTGGAAAAAGAACGGACGAGACTTCGAGAG GAATTGGAAGTGGAAAAgcaatcaaagaaaaaacttgaaaaagaCATCAAAAAGCTGCAGGAGACATTGGATGAGGAGAGACagagacaaaaacaaattgttttgttattgttgacTGAACGCAAAAAACTTATTCTCAAATACGTCGAGGAAAGGAACAAGTCGGAAGACTTGGCTCAGATATTAGGCGAGGAGAAGGGACGCGTTGATACGATGGCTGAAGGTTTGGAAGAAGAGAGCCAAAAAGCTTTACAAATGGAAGCAGAATTGGAGAAACAGCTGGCTCTGTTTGACACTGAAAGAGCACAACTAAAAGCTCAGCTACAACGGGAAGAAAAGCGGACAAAGGAACTAGAATTGGTCATTGAGAAACTTCACACAGAGGTCGACAACCTGAAGAAACAACAAGCAGAAGCTCACCAAGTGGCCATGTTCCAAGCCGGACTCAATCAGCCTAATAGCCCTCCCAGAATTACCACAACCAATCGAAACAGCTTACCCTCGGGAACTTCGACCCTTATATCTCCAGCTGGCAGCATCACCATGGGACCGCAACTTCCATCAAAACCCGCAATTGTTCCTCCGCAAACTCCTCCGCGTTCCGTCAATTCTACAA TCGTCAGTAGCAGCCCAGTCAGTATATCTCGTACCAGTCCATCAGCCTCAATCCCTCTCAACTCGGCCACTGGCCTCGTCGTATTAGGAACAACTGGCAAAGTTGTCCAGCCAATGGCTCTTGTTAGTAGCACTCCTGTCCAAGCACCAA CGACCGGAATCGCCCGAGCCGTTAGCCCGTCTGCAGGAGGAATCCGCAACGTACAGTACAATTTAGGCGGAATGGCTGCAGTCAATACGAGTCCATCGGGGTCTTCCAGAACTCTGCCACCTCCACCAGTCTCAACCGCTGCAACTAGTAACGACACAGTTGATGTTACTCCG GCCAGCCGTGGAACTTCAGTAGGAACAATGCAAATTTCACCCCGGGTGGCGGTTTCAGCTTCCGCCGGCACGAAAGTCTTCACGACGACCAATAATGAAGGCAAAGTCACTTTTCACGTCACAACTAGTGCCACGTTGCCCACATCCACATCAGTTGGGACAACCGGAACGGCTATTTCTGCCCAGCCGACGACGCCAAAAAAATCAGCGGCTATTGCACGAGGGGTTCCACCGCCGGTGCCACCCAATAAGCCGGTCATTCCGCCTAAGAAATCTTCCACTGCCACTGCGATGTCCATGGCCAGCAGTTCCGTTTCAGGTCAGATTATCAACCCTTGCGGTGTGGTTATATCTTGTTCCAATAACCCACAGGTGACCACCGTTGACCACGGTCGGCCTATCAGCTTAGAGGTGCATCCGCTGCACAAGGCTGGCCAAATCGGTTCTCATCAGGGTGTCAAATTTGGCATCACCATTTCCAAAGATAAGATTCAAATCAGCAGCAATCCCTCCGAACAGGGATTAGCGGACCAAGAAGTCCGTGAAGCTATCGTGCAG GTTCCACTGGCTTGA